TATACGTCAGTTATGCCATGTTATGGTAAACGGCTTGTACGTCATCATCTTCCTCTATTTTCTCGATTAAGGTTTCAATTTCTTCGGCTTGCTCGTCGTTTAGTTCGGTGCGGGTGTTGGGGATGCGTTGCAGCTCGGCGCTGGTAACGGGTAGTCCTTTTTCTTCCAGCGCTTTTTGCATGGCACCGAAATCAGTGAAAGCTGTCTCCACAATAATCTCGCCTTCGTGCTCGTAAATATCTTCGGCACCAAAATCAATTAAATCCAGCTCCAGTTCTTCCAGATCCAAACCTTCGGCGGGTAACCGGAAAATGCCTTTGCGGGTAAAAATAAAATCCAGGGAGCCGGTTTTACCCAAAGTACCGCCAGCCCGCGATAAGTACACCCGGATATTTGCTACGGTGCGGTTAATATTATCGGTGGCGGTTTCAATCAAGATAGCAATGCCGTGCGGGCCGTAGCCTTCGTAAACTACTTCTTCGTAATCTTTTTCTTCTTTGCTCGATGCCCGCTTAATGGCCGCTTCTACCCGGTCTTTGGGCATGTTTACGCCTTTTGCGTTTTGAATGGCCGTCCGTAAACGCGCATTCGAATCCGGATTAGGTCCATTTTCTTTTACGGCCATTACAATCTCTTTGCCTAAGCGCGAAAACGCTTTCGACATTTTATCCCAACGCTTAAACTTACGGGCTTTTCTAAATTCAAATGCTCTTCCCATAATAGTATCTTATAATCTAATCTATTTATTCTTTTGGCTGATTTTTAAAAGAAGCAAGTTACACTTCTTTCGGGTAATGGAGCAAGTAAGTTTACGTTATCCACTTCAGGATTTTAAACTTATACCCGTTTCACGTGGAAATAGCCAGACATTCAGCAACCGAAATTTTTAAAATTTAAAAAAATGCGACTTCAGGTAACAAATACTTACTCCAAAATAACCTTTACCCTGACCTTTTCTGCGGTAGCAGAAACCGGCCACAACAACCCCAATATCCAACCCAAGATACTAGCCAGCAAACCATATAACAACGGATTAATAGCAGTATCGAGCCACAAAGCTGCTAACCAAACCACCATGCCCGCTACCATCGATGTAATAGCCGCTACCGACGACAACCGTTTGCTGTACAAACCCGCCACTAAGGGCACAAACAACGACACTAAACTTAAAGCCGACGACGAACTTACCAACTCATAAATATTACTTTTTAATAAAGCCATTATTAAACCTACCCCCGATACCAGCAACACGCACACCCGCGACAACAGCAGCAATTGTTTATCGGTGATTTTGGTAAAATAAGGCCGGAAAATG
The sequence above is a segment of the Adhaeribacter swui genome. Coding sequences within it:
- a CDS encoding YebC/PmpR family DNA-binding transcriptional regulator, coding for MGRAFEFRKARKFKRWDKMSKAFSRLGKEIVMAVKENGPNPDSNARLRTAIQNAKGVNMPKDRVEAAIKRASSKEEKDYEEVVYEGYGPHGIAILIETATDNINRTVANIRVYLSRAGGTLGKTGSLDFIFTRKGIFRLPAEGLDLEELELDLIDFGAEDIYEHEGEIIVETAFTDFGAMQKALEEKGLPVTSAELQRIPNTRTELNDEQAEEIETLIEKIEEDDDVQAVYHNMA